One genomic window of Cygnus olor isolate bCygOlo1 chromosome 3, bCygOlo1.pri.v2, whole genome shotgun sequence includes the following:
- the LOC121067588 gene encoding transcription initiation factor TFIID subunit 4-like produces the protein MERNQTLPTASTAPVGPYLSSPRWVVPPRGPRRTPALPGGGSRHGSARGTVTAREPADPRPLPRAAELFGDGVGTSGPVPASGSEPGCRAQHGGHVGHRGLPCSGPRGPAAGQPGGEEVARRHRGTAATRSSGSHAGREAGSGEPLAPGTSFVRHVRVSPVPLLPPSSRSCFHGHGAAAAAAAAAAAAGSPAPSPSPATCPGQNRTPRPQAGSPGAVPAAPRGVRGGPHAPASVLVPTAATSLARRPGTGRDAPAPEDKTHCHSAIIGPQRIPRGQTYPHHTWFRGGETESRSASRTPTPTAQNQPNPAGSDLPLGGGVSHLRGNIQHLTSFPGRYPYLAGFLTCFAPGITYF, from the exons atggagaggaaTCAAACCCTCCCCACCGCCAGCACCGCTCCCGTCGGCCCCTACCTGTCATCGCCACGCTGGGTCGTGCCACCGCGGGGACCCCGACGCACTCCAGCCTtgcccgggggggggtcccggcacGGCTCTGCACGGGGCACGGTCACCGCCCGGGAGCCGGCCGACCCCCGGCCTCTCCCCCGGGCGGCCGAATTATTTGGGGATGGGGTCGGGACAAGCGGCCCTGTCCCCGCTTCAGGCTCGGAACCGGGGTGCCGAGCTCAGCACGGCGGGCACGTGGGGCACCGAGGGCTGCCCTGCTCCGGGCCCCGGGGACCTGCTGCGGGGCAGCCCGGCGGCGAGGAGGTGGCCCGCAGGCACCGGGGGACGGCGGCGACGCGGAGCAGCGGCAGTCATGCCGGGAGGGAGGCCGGCAGCGGGGAGCCGCTCGCCCCGGGCACCTCCTTTGTCAGGCACGTCCGTGTGTCCCCggtccctctgctccctccttcctcccgcAGCTGTTTCCATGGACacggagctgcagcagcagcagcagcagcagcagccgcagcgGGGTCTCCGGCACCGAGCCCTTCGCCAGCCACGTGCCCGGGGCAGAACCGAACCCCACGCCCACAGGCCGGCTCCCCCGGAGCTGTTCCCGCGGCCCCTCGGGGTGTTCGCGGCGGCCCTCACGCACCCGCCTCTGTTCTGGTGCCGACAGCGGCCACGTCGCTTGCACGGCGCCCGGGGACGG GGCGAGACGCCCCAGCTCCGGAGGACAAAACCCACTGTCATTCTGCCATAATAGGTCCCCAGCGCATCCCCCGGGGCCAGACGTACCCGCACCACACCTGGTTTCGAGGTGGGGAAACCGAGTCACGCTCTGCCTCCCGCACCCCAACCCCAACGGCTCAAAACCAGCCAAACCCAGCCGGCAGCGATCtccctttgggggggggggtctcccaCCTCCGTGGGAATATTCAGCACCTCACTTCATTCCCCGGCCGTTATCCTTACCTCGCGGGGTTTCTCACTTGTTTTGCTCCTGGCATTACGTATTTTTAG